The sequence ATGTGAGTCTATATCGAAAATTATCCTATATACTCCTTCCGTCTGTTCTTGGTTTATTAATTCTGTAACCTCTCTGCCAAGTATATCGAAAATTTTAAGTTTAACATTACCAGCTACAGGTATTTGATATTGAATTATAGTAACTGGATTAAATGGGTTCGGGTAATTCTGCTCTAATGAAAAATCTTTCACAATTAAATTATCAACATCTGATTTTTGGACTTCATTTTTCTTATGCAAGTTTTGTCTT is a genomic window of Ignavibacteria bacterium containing:
- a CDS encoding T9SS type A sorting domain-containing protein, translating into MATNLYNQLQTQFPNDPLLVDALILLGDDPSTMLAKVKINQRQNLHKKNEVQKSDVDNLIVKDFSLEQNYPNPFNPVTIIQYQIPVAGNVKLKIFDILGREVTELINQEQTEGVYRIIFDIDSHKKLSSGVYYYVIEVKGSDGRNYRNVKKMTILK